Proteins encoded by one window of Cervus canadensis isolate Bull #8, Minnesota chromosome 18, ASM1932006v1, whole genome shotgun sequence:
- the ALDH16A1 gene encoding aldehyde dehydrogenase family 16 member A1: MAATRTASRACEIFTTLEYGPAPESHACALAWLDTQDRHLGHYVNGQWLKPEHRSSVPCQDPITGENLASCLQAQSEDVAAAVEAARASLENWSMQPGAFRAQHLTRLAKAIQKHQRLLWTLESLVTGRAVREVRDRDVPLAQQLLQYHAVQAHTQEEALAGWEPMGVIGLILPPTFPFLDMMWRICPALAVGCTVVVLVPPASPTPLLLAQLAGELGPFPGILNVISGPASLGPVLAAQPGVQKVAFCGAIEEGRALRRTLAGWGPQLGLALGAESLLLLTEVADVDSAVEGIVDAAWSDRGPGGLRLLIQEAVWDETMRRLQERMGRLRCGRGLDGAVDMGARGAAAHDLAQRYVREAQSQGAQVFQAGSVPSDSPFFPPTLVSDLPPASPCSQAEVPWPLVVASPFRTAKEALAVANGTPRGGSASVWSERLGQALELAYGLQVGTVWINAHGLRDPAVPTGGCKESGSSWHGGQDGLYEYLRPSGTPAWIPYLSKTLNYDTFGLALPSTLPAGPETGPAPPYGLFVGGHFQAPGARSSRPIRDSQGSLHGYVAEGGAKDIRGAVEAAHQAAPGWMSQSPAARAALLWALAAALQRREPSLVSRLERDGVELKVAKAEVELSVKRLRAWGARVQVQGCALQVAELRGPVLRLREPLGVLAIVCPDEWPLLAFVSLLAPALAHGNTVVLVPSGACPIPALEVCQEMATLLPAGLVNVVTGDRDHLTRCLALHQDIQALWYFGSAQGSQFVEWASAGNLKPVWVNRGCRRAWDQEAEGAGPELGLRAARTKALWLPMGD; the protein is encoded by the exons GCTTGGTTGGACACTCAGGACCGGCACTTGGGTCACTATGTTAATGGACAGTGGTTAAAACCAGAACACAGGAGTTCAGTACCTTGCCAGGATCCCATCACAG GAGAGAACTTGGCCAGTTGCCTGCAGGCACAGAGCGAGGATGTGGCCGCAGCTGTGGAGGCTGCCAGAGCCTCTTTGGAGAACTGGAGCATGCAACCCGGAGCGTTTCGGGCCCAACATCTGACCAG GCTGGCCAAGGCGATCCAGAAGCACCAGCGGCTGCTGTGGACCCTGGAGTCCCTGGTTACTGGACGGGCCGTTCGAGAAGTTCGAGACAGGGATGTGCCCCTGGCCCAGCAGCTGCTGCAGTACCACGCGGTCCAGGCGCACACCCAGGAGGAGGCGCTGGCAGGCTGGGAGCCCATGG GAGTGATTGGTCTCATCCTGccccccaccttccccttcctCGACATGATGTGGAGGATTTGCCCTGCACTGGCTGTGG GCTGCACTGTGGTGGTCCTGGTGCCCCCAGCCTCCCCGACGCCCCTCCTCCTGGCCCAGCTGGCAGGGGAGCTAGGCCCATTCCCAGGAATCCTCAATGTGATCAGCggccctgcctccctggggccTGTCCTGGCTGCCCAGCCTGGAGTCCAGAAGGTGGCCTTCTGCGGAGCCATCGAG GAAGGACGCGCCCTACGGCGGACCCTGGCAGGCTGGGGTCCCCAGCTGGGCCTGGCACTGGGGGCTGAGTCGCTGCTGCTCCTGACGGAGGTAGCGGATGTGGACTCGGCCGTGGAGGGCATCGTAGATGCAGCCTGGTCTGACCGCGGCCCG GGGGGCCTCAGGCTCCTCATCCAGGAGGCTGTGTGGGATGAGACGATGAGGCGGCTCCAGGAGAGGATGGGGCGGCTTCGCTGCGGCCGCGGGCTAGACGGGGCCGTGGACATGGGTGCTCGGGGGGCTGCCGCCCATGACCTGGCTCAGCGCTACGTGCGCGAGGCCCAGAGCCAAGGCGCACAG GTCTTCCAGGCTGGCAGTGTGCCCTCAGACAGCCCATTCTTCCCCCCAACTTTGGTCTCTGatctgcctccagcctccccgTGTTCCCAGGCAGAG GTGCCGTGGCCTCTGGTGGTGGCCTCCCCATTCCGCACAGCCAAGGAGGCCCTGGCCGTGGCCAACGGGACGCCCCGCGGAGGGAGTGCCAGCGTGTGGAGTGAGAGACTGGGACAGGCCCTGGAGCTGGCCTATGG GCTCCAGGTGGGCACGGTCTGGATCAATGCCCATGGCCTCAGGGACCCTGCAGTGCCCACAGGTGGTTGCAAGGAGAGCGGGTCCTCCTGGCACGGGGGGCAAGAT GGTCTGTATGAGTATCTGCGCCCTTCGGGGACCCCTGCCTGGATTCCCTACCTGTCCAAGACTCTCAACTATGATACCTTTGGCCTTGCTCTCCCCTCAACCCTACCAGCTGGACCTGAAACAGG CCCAGCGCCCCCCTATGGGCTCTTTGTTGGGGGCCATTTCCAGGCTCCTGGAGCCAGGAGTTCCAGGCCCATCCGGGATTCACAGGGCAGTCTCCATGGTTACGTGGCTGAGGGCGGAGCCAAGGATATCCGCGGTGCCGTGGAGGCAGCTCACCAGGCCGCCCCCGG CTGGATGAGCCAGTCCCCAGCGGCCAGAGCAGCCCTGCTGTGGGCCCTGGCGGCTGCGCTGCAACGCCGAGAGCCCAGCCTGGTCTCGAGGCTGGAGAGGGACGGCGTGGAGCTCAAGGTCGCCAAGGCGGAGGTGGAGCTGAGTGTGAAGCGGCTTCGGGCCTGGGGGGCCCGGGTCCAGGTCCAAGGCTGCGCCCTGCAG GTCGCAGAGCTGAGAGGCCCTGTGCTTCGGCTGCGGGAGCCGCTGGGTGTGCTAGCGATTGTGTGCCCAGATGAGTGGCCCCTGCTGGCCTTCGTGTCCCTACTGGCCCCCGCCCTGGCCCACGGCAACACTGTGGTCTTGGTGCCCAGCGGGGCCTGTCCCATCCCTGCCTTGGAGGTCTGCCAG GAGATGGCCACCTTATTGCCAGCAGGCCTGGTGAATGTGGTGACAGGAGACCGGGACCACCTGACCCGCTGCCTTGCCTTGCACCAGGACATCCAGGCCCTGTGGTATTTCGGATCTGCCCAG GGCTCCCAGTTTGTGGAGTGGGCCTCAGCAGGAAACCTCAAGCCGGTGTGGGTGAACCGAGGCTGCCGACGGGCCTGGGATCAGGAGGCTGAGGGGGCAGGCCCGGAGCTGGGGCTGCGGGCAGCACGGACCAAGGCCCTGTGGCTGCCCATGGGGGACTGA